The following nucleotide sequence is from Halogeometricum borinquense DSM 11551.
TACGCACAAGCCGTCGAGGAAAAGGAGATAACCGAGCAACGTCGCCAACAGAAGCAAGACGAACTCGCAGTCGAGAAACTAGAAGCCGACCGCAAGCGCATCGCCGCACAGGGTGAGGCCGACGCCAACCGCATCCTCTCGCAGTCGCTCGACCAGCGCATCCTGACGCAAAAGTACATCGACAAACTCGACCAGACCAATACGGTGTACATCCCCGTCGGTGACAGCGGCTACCCGCAGTTCGTCCGCTCTATCGAACCCGGAGCGAACGCCGGTGATACCTCGAACATCACGGTGGACACCTCCAAGGCAGAGATCGAATCGAATACGTCGCTGAACCGCTCGACGGACGGCACCACGAACGACTGATCCCGTGCGCCTCCGAACCGAACTGATCGCCGCCGTCGCTCTGTTCGCCCTCCTCGGCGCACTCGCACGGACGCCAGCGGGACGGTTCGTCCTGCCACTCGTGAGTCTCGTCGTCCTCGCCGGGTTCGCGTACCTCATGACCCGCGACACTGCCTACACGCGAACAACGTTCGGCATCCGAACTCGACTCTTGGACTCGTCCGACGGCGGTGACCACGACTGCACCGAGTGTGGCGCGCCCGCGACGACGACACGCCGGTTCGTCCGTGAGTTTGTTCTGCTCGGTGTTCCGGTCCTCCTCTTGGACGACGGGCAGAACCGCTACTGCGACGACTGTCTACCATAGCGCCGGACACTTCGGTCGCCTCTTTCGGTTCGGTCCGGGGTAGTCCAGCCCAGTCCGGTTCAGACCGGTCCAGTCCGGTTCAGTCCACGTCCGCTTCACGCAGTCGCCTACAGTAACGACCCTTCTGCGACGAACTCGACTTCGCCACCGACGCGGACGCTCACCGCGACGCCGTCCTCGGCTTCGAGATGAAGCACTGACGGCCGACCCATCTCGTAGCCCTGTTCGACGGAGACAGACACCTTATCGTCGCCGAAGTACCGGTACCGTGCGAGATAGCCCGCCAGACACCCGTTCGCGCTTCCGGTCGCCGGATCCTCGGGAACGTTGTATCCCGGCGAGAACATCCGTGCGGCGAGATGGTGGTCGTCCTCGCGCGGGTCCGCACAGAACGGAAACAGGTTCTCGACACCGACATCGTCCAACAGCGCGTCGTACGCCGGCAGATCGACGGCCGCCCGGCCGAGTGCATCGCGGTTGGAGAGCGGAATCATAATGGCTGGAAGTCCGGTAGAGACGACCTGCACGGGCCACTCACGGTCGAGGTCGTCTTCCTTCAGTCCGAGGACTTGGGCGAGGCGTTCGTGATCGAGTTCCGCGCCGAACTCGGGCGGGTTCTGTGTCATCCAGTACGTCTGATCGTCGCCCGTGCCCCGTACCTCGACGGGTATCTCACCGACAGCGAGGTCTAGTACGATTTCGTCGCCCGCGTCGAACCGCTCGCGGAGGACAGCCGCGGTCCCCAACGTTGGGTGCCCCGCGAACGGAACCTCCGCGTTCGGTGTGAAGATACGGACCGGCCACGCGCCGTCCGCCGCGTCGCCCTCGATGAACGTCGTCTCCGAGTAGTTCATCTCCTGAGCGATGGCCTGCATCTCCTCGTCTGTGAGCGATGCAGCGTCCTCGATGACAGCGAGTTGGTTCCCCGCGTACCGCCGTTCCGCGAACACATCTACGATATGGAACCGGTTACCCGACATACACAAGTCTGCGTCTGATTCCGAGAAAAGGCTACGGTGGGTATGACAAGAGATGTCAATCTGAGAGACTACCTACTCGTCGGCGTCAGGGAACTGGATATCGATTTTCTGTCCGTCCTGTGGAACGAACGCCTCCCCGTCGAACGCCGCTTGCGCCTCGCGTTCGATGGGTGAGGCGTCTCCGGCGTACCGCGAGGAGATATGCGTCAGAGCGAGGCGACGGGCACCCGCACGGTTCGCAATTTCGGCCGCTTCGCGGCCTGTCGAGTGACCAGTTCCGTGCGCCCGTTCGGCCCGGTCCTCCGCGAACGTCGCGTCGTGAATCAACAGGTCCGGTTCGTCTACAACGTCCACGGTAGCATCTACGGGACGGGTGTCGCCGGTGTAGACGAGTCGGCGGCCGGGTCGCGGGTCACCGACGACCTGTTCGGGGTGGATGACGGTGCCGTCTTCGAGTTCGACCGATTCGCCCTCGTGCAGGCGGCCGAAGTCGGGACCGACCGGAACGCCCAGTGCCTCCGCTTTCTCGCGGTTGAACCGACCCGGCCGGTCGTCTTCGACGAGAGCGAATCCCATCGACCGGACGTTTCGGTGGTCTGTCTCGAACGTCCGAACCTCGTAGCTGTCGCCCGAGAGCGCGACGTTTCCGGGTTTGACCTCGTGGATGTTGACGGGAAACGACGGCCGGTAGCCACCGGCGTTGACGAGGCTCTGAAGATGGCGTTTCGAACCCGGCGGCGCGTGGATGGCAATCGGTTCCTCGCGGTCGTTGAAATCCCACGTCTGAATCAGGCCGGGGATACCGAGGACGTGGTCGCCGTGAAGGTGCGTGACGAATAGGTGCGAGACAGTGAATCCGGTCCCGAAGCGCATCATCTGTCGCTGCGTTCCCTCACCACAGTCGAACAGCAGTCGCTCGCCGTCGCGGTTCACCAGAAATGCACTCGGGCCTCGTTCAGTCGTCGG
It contains:
- a CDS encoding PhzF family phenazine biosynthesis protein, with the protein product MSGNRFHIVDVFAERRYAGNQLAVIEDAASLTDEEMQAIAQEMNYSETTFIEGDAADGAWPVRIFTPNAEVPFAGHPTLGTAAVLRERFDAGDEIVLDLAVGEIPVEVRGTGDDQTYWMTQNPPEFGAELDHERLAQVLGLKEDDLDREWPVQVVSTGLPAIMIPLSNRDALGRAAVDLPAYDALLDDVGVENLFPFCADPREDDHHLAARMFSPGYNVPEDPATGSANGCLAGYLARYRYFGDDKVSVSVEQGYEMGRPSVLHLEAEDGVAVSVRVGGEVEFVAEGSLL
- the rnz gene encoding ribonuclease Z, with the translated sequence MRVTFLGTGGAVPTTERGPSAFLVNRDGERLLFDCGEGTQRQMMRFGTGFTVSHLFVTHLHGDHVLGIPGLIQTWDFNDREEPIAIHAPPGSKRHLQSLVNAGGYRPSFPVNIHEVKPGNVALSGDSYEVRTFETDHRNVRSMGFALVEDDRPGRFNREKAEALGVPVGPDFGRLHEGESVELEDGTVIHPEQVVGDPRPGRRLVYTGDTRPVDATVDVVDEPDLLIHDATFAEDRAERAHGTGHSTGREAAEIANRAGARRLALTHISSRYAGDASPIEREAQAAFDGEAFVPQDGQKIDIQFPDADE